A single region of the Bacteroides luhongzhouii genome encodes:
- a CDS encoding TonB-dependent receptor, whose product MKQRLGLAIVLFCLMPALFAQQKAKQNAREDNASFMFTESQLNEDDDAAQSTSALVTSNNDVYLSNVGYLFSPMRFRVRGYDSQYSDMYINGVQFNDAETGRFSYGLIGGLNDATRNKEGIGPFEFNNFTFGAIGGATNINLRASQYAAGSKLTLSGSNRNYILRGMYTYSTGLMNNGWAFTGSLGYRWGNEGNIEGIKYNSFSYFLGAEKVFNDRHSLSLATWGTPTERGQQMAATEEAYYLANSHYYNPNWGYQNGEKRNARIVRQFEPSAIASWNFTIDDNKKLVTSAGFKYSNYGKSALGWNGNAADPRPDYYKKLPSSIFDVWESVPTADELQQFNEVTDNWKNNKAYRQLDWDALYFANKQANALGKETLYYVEERHDDQLAFNLSSVFNHQWNERNSYVAGVAVNTTKGMHYKKMKDLLGGQLYTDVDKFAVRDHGASSSMVQNDLDNPNRRIGEGDKFGYNYNIYVNKQSAWVRYQGNNGGSLNYFASGKIGSTQMFRDGLMRNGRAPLKSLGSSGTAKFLEGGIKAGMNWAINGNHSFTLNAGYEERAPLAYNSFIAPRIKNDFVRDLKTERIIGGDLTYNFNTPWVMGRLTGYYTRFQNQVEMDAFYNDSEARFTYLSMNGIEKEHWGIEAAATFKLTSELSLTAIGTWSEAKYTNNPDAVLTYESENESNLDRVYAKGMRANGTPLSAYSLALDYNVKGWFFNLTGNYYDRVYIDFSSYRRLGSVLDKNGAGVDANGNPVLHVPGQEKLDGGFMLDASIGKYIRLRNGKSISLNLSLTNILNNTDLRTGGFEQNRDDNYKDGDARVYKFSKNSKYFYAFPFNAFLNIGYRF is encoded by the coding sequence ATGAAACAACGACTAGGGTTAGCGATCGTGCTATTTTGCTTAATGCCAGCACTTTTTGCGCAGCAAAAGGCAAAGCAAAACGCCCGTGAGGACAATGCTTCTTTCATGTTTACAGAATCACAATTGAATGAGGATGATGATGCAGCACAGAGCACATCTGCATTGGTCACTTCTAACAATGATGTTTATCTGTCAAATGTAGGTTATCTGTTTAGCCCAATGAGATTTCGTGTAAGGGGATATGATTCCCAGTATAGTGACATGTATATCAATGGGGTACAGTTTAATGATGCAGAAACAGGACGTTTCAGTTACGGATTAATAGGAGGATTGAACGATGCTACCCGTAATAAGGAGGGGATCGGTCCTTTTGAATTTAACAACTTTACTTTTGGCGCGATAGGAGGTGCCACCAATATCAATTTACGTGCCAGCCAATATGCGGCCGGTTCAAAACTAACACTGTCAGGTAGTAACCGCAACTACATTTTGCGTGGAATGTATACTTATTCTACGGGTTTGATGAACAATGGCTGGGCATTTACCGGATCATTGGGCTATCGCTGGGGTAATGAGGGAAATATTGAAGGAATCAAATATAATTCTTTTTCTTACTTCCTCGGTGCGGAGAAAGTATTTAATGATCGCCATAGTCTCTCTTTGGCAACTTGGGGAACACCGACAGAGAGAGGACAGCAAATGGCGGCAACCGAAGAAGCTTATTATTTAGCGAACAGTCATTATTATAATCCGAACTGGGGATATCAGAATGGAGAAAAACGAAATGCACGTATTGTACGTCAGTTCGAGCCATCGGCTATTGCTTCATGGAATTTCACCATTGACGATAATAAGAAGTTAGTGACAAGTGCCGGATTCAAATATTCCAATTATGGGAAAAGTGCTCTAGGTTGGAATGGTAATGCTGCCGATCCACGCCCGGATTATTATAAAAAGTTGCCTAGCTCAATCTTTGACGTGTGGGAATCTGTTCCTACTGCCGATGAATTGCAGCAGTTTAATGAAGTCACAGATAATTGGAAAAATAATAAAGCTTATCGTCAGTTAGATTGGGATGCTCTTTATTTTGCCAATAAACAGGCGAATGCATTAGGTAAAGAGACACTTTATTATGTAGAAGAACGTCATGATGACCAGTTGGCATTCAACCTTAGTTCTGTATTCAACCATCAATGGAATGAACGTAACAGCTATGTTGCGGGAGTTGCCGTGAATACAACGAAAGGTATGCATTATAAAAAAATGAAGGATTTGCTGGGCGGACAGCTTTATACTGACGTCGACAAATTTGCGGTACGCGATCATGGAGCTAGTTCCAGTATGGTGCAAAATGACCTTGATAATCCTAACCGTCGTATTGGTGAAGGTGATAAATTTGGTTATAATTATAACATCTATGTGAATAAGCAGAGTGCATGGGTACGTTATCAGGGCAACAATGGCGGATCATTAAACTATTTCGCTTCCGGTAAAATAGGATCTACACAAATGTTCCGTGACGGACTGATGAGAAACGGACGTGCTCCGTTGAAATCACTTGGCAGCAGCGGTACGGCGAAGTTCCTTGAAGGAGGTATAAAAGCCGGTATGAATTGGGCTATCAATGGTAACCATTCTTTCACGCTGAATGCCGGATATGAAGAACGTGCACCACTGGCTTATAACTCCTTTATCGCTCCTCGTATTAAGAACGACTTTGTGAGAGACTTGAAAACAGAGCGCATCATTGGTGGTGATTTGACTTATAACTTCAACACTCCATGGGTGATGGGACGTTTGACTGGTTATTATACTCGCTTCCAGAATCAGGTAGAAATGGATGCTTTTTATAATGATAGCGAAGCACGTTTCACTTATCTTTCTATGAATGGCATTGAAAAGGAACATTGGGGAATAGAAGCAGCGGCTACCTTTAAGTTGACAAGCGAACTTTCATTGACGGCTATCGGTACTTGGAGTGAAGCTAAATACACCAATAATCCGGATGCTGTATTGACATATGAAAGTGAGAATGAGTCAAACCTCGATCGTGTTTATGCTAAAGGTATGCGTGCTAATGGTACTCCGCTTTCGGCTTATAGCCTTGCTTTGGATTATAACGTAAAAGGTTGGTTCTTCAATTTGACCGGAAACTATTATGATCGTGTATATATCGATTTCTCAAGCTATCGTCGTCTTGGCAGCGTATTGGATAAAAATGGTGCCGGTGTAGATGCTAATGGAAATCCGGTTCTCCATGTACCGGGTCAGGAGAAACTGGATGGTGGATTTATGTTGGATGCTTCCATCGGAAAATACATTCGTTTACGCAATGGAAAGAGCATTAGCCTTAATTTGAGTTTGACTAATATCTTGAACAATACAGATTTGCGTACAGGTGGTTTCGAACAGAACCGTGATGATAATTACAAAGACGGTGACGCACGTGTTTACAAGTTTTCTAAGAACTCTAAGTATTTCTACGCATTCCCGTTCAACGCTTTCTTGAACATTGGTTATAGATTTTAA
- a CDS encoding DUF5689 domain-containing protein has product MKKLLSILCTGLLLCGAGLTSCENYDDPVTGNAYGNNSIPEGRTISIAALKEKYNDFIDTSKDTYTTIEGETRIEGVITCDDESGNLYKKLVVADETGAIVIGVNATGLYAFCPVGQKVVVDCKGLQIGSYRKQAQIGTVYNNSVGRMPEYVWKQHVRLINEPKLYYPELTPIEITTPADLAAIDLKEAPVLVTFKDIKLSEADGTATYAPGDEGSVKRYFTYADGTQSGSNLFLYTSAYANFSMEVMPQGSVNITGILLRYNNQWEVVVRTLSDIKRNN; this is encoded by the coding sequence ATGAAGAAATTACTATCTATATTATGTACCGGATTGCTGCTATGTGGCGCAGGTCTCACTTCCTGTGAGAACTATGATGATCCGGTGACGGGAAATGCTTATGGCAATAATTCAATCCCGGAAGGACGTACCATTTCAATAGCTGCGCTGAAAGAGAAATACAATGATTTCATCGATACAAGTAAAGATACCTATACCACTATCGAAGGTGAAACGCGCATTGAAGGAGTGATTACCTGCGATGACGAAAGTGGAAACTTATATAAGAAGCTGGTGGTAGCAGATGAGACAGGTGCTATCGTTATCGGTGTTAATGCAACCGGATTGTATGCATTCTGCCCGGTAGGACAGAAAGTGGTAGTCGACTGTAAGGGTTTGCAGATAGGTAGCTATCGTAAACAGGCGCAGATCGGAACAGTATATAATAATTCTGTAGGCCGTATGCCGGAATATGTATGGAAACAACATGTACGTCTGATTAATGAACCCAAATTATATTATCCAGAACTGACACCGATTGAAATTACTACTCCAGCTGATCTTGCTGCTATAGACTTGAAAGAAGCTCCGGTACTGGTTACTTTCAAAGATATAAAACTTTCCGAAGCAGATGGAACAGCGACTTATGCTCCAGGAGATGAAGGTTCAGTAAAACGTTATTTCACTTATGCTGACGGTACGCAGAGTGGAAGTAATCTATTCCTTTATACCAGTGCTTATGCAAACTTCTCAATGGAAGTAATGCCGCAAGGTAGTGTAAATATTACAGGTATTTTGTTGCGTTACAATAACCAGTGGGAGGTTGTTGTTCGTACTTTAAGCGATATCAAACGAAATAATTAA
- a CDS encoding DUF6359 domain-containing protein, which yields MKKILNALFLTLLAVFTFSSCSDVPAPYDILGEGDVPGLTGDGTKENPYNIATASLKQDGSVAWVQGYIVGSADGASLADGSKFEAPFVGASNILIADDVNEKDYKKCIPVQLVAGTDLRAQLNLVDNAANLGQVVIIKGTLENYFKQAGVKAPTAAVLNGKEIGDGGEPTPGNVTITENQPYSASFASDLAGFTVENKVSEGLTGDVWYYSSKYTAATSSSYNGTTNVPAEGWFLSPVLDMTAISKATLTFEHSSYKEGKPEELMLKIRQENATDWTDLVISNYSNGRDNHVTTTVDLTDFASKKAQIAFVYKNEAGGSDNTWYIYNLKVAAGEGGGETPDDDPFGLDTSNPKSTFSADFEEITAINQNYSLEGWINKSIQASNVWQTGIYNNIDKYIKATPYNVAANETMEVWFITPAFTVSTANKFTFDCAGANWQADMTLKVFFLQKDANGVVTKNEVTVAQIPTSGTNFEWVRDINVDLSSYNGKVGFIGFQYAVVSTGVNKNLPTYQIDNVKYVGGGGETPGTESVIFTETFGETLSTGSTEKFAIADFEEWTNGVGLVFSTTDPSKKIEIRRTKTISNCVWLPAKNIYGFKIENINTTGYRDLVLSYKILPNTLASSGVKANQANINVKCGEQMMTIPSVELTSTSEYKEVELTGIPEGITSIEFISTENNLVGFRLDDITLKGKK from the coding sequence ATGAAAAAGATTCTAAATGCTTTATTCTTGACACTGCTTGCGGTGTTTACATTTAGTTCATGTAGTGATGTACCGGCTCCTTATGATATATTGGGAGAAGGTGATGTTCCGGGATTGACGGGTGATGGTACGAAAGAAAATCCATATAATATAGCTACTGCTTCATTGAAACAAGATGGTTCTGTTGCTTGGGTACAAGGATATATTGTAGGTTCGGCAGATGGGGCATCTTTGGCTGATGGATCTAAGTTTGAAGCTCCTTTTGTTGGTGCATCAAATATTTTGATTGCAGATGATGTGAATGAAAAGGATTACAAGAAATGTATTCCTGTACAGTTAGTTGCCGGAACAGATTTGCGGGCTCAATTAAATTTGGTTGATAATGCGGCTAATCTGGGACAAGTTGTTATTATTAAAGGTACATTAGAAAACTACTTTAAGCAAGCTGGTGTAAAAGCACCTACTGCTGCTGTTCTTAATGGAAAAGAGATTGGAGACGGTGGTGAACCTACTCCGGGCAATGTAACGATTACAGAAAATCAACCTTATTCCGCGTCGTTTGCTTCAGACCTTGCAGGATTTACAGTTGAAAATAAAGTAAGTGAGGGTTTGACTGGAGATGTTTGGTATTATAGTAGTAAATATACTGCCGCTACTTCTAGTTCGTATAATGGGACAACAAATGTTCCAGCAGAAGGATGGTTCCTCTCTCCTGTTTTGGATATGACAGCTATTAGTAAAGCAACATTAACATTTGAACATTCTTCTTATAAAGAAGGTAAGCCTGAAGAACTGATGTTAAAAATTAGGCAAGAAAATGCTACAGACTGGACTGATTTGGTTATTTCTAATTACTCTAATGGTCGTGATAATCATGTAACTACTACCGTAGACCTTACGGATTTTGCATCGAAAAAGGCACAAATAGCTTTTGTTTATAAGAATGAAGCTGGTGGTTCTGATAATACCTGGTATATTTATAATCTGAAAGTTGCTGCTGGTGAAGGTGGTGGAGAAACTCCCGATGATGATCCATTTGGTTTAGATACTTCAAATCCAAAATCGACCTTTAGTGCCGATTTTGAGGAAATTACTGCTATAAATCAGAATTATAGTTTGGAGGGTTGGATTAATAAATCTATCCAAGCATCTAATGTTTGGCAGACTGGAATATATAATAATATAGATAAGTATATTAAAGCGACCCCTTATAATGTCGCTGCTAATGAAACAATGGAGGTATGGTTTATAACTCCAGCTTTTACAGTTAGTACAGCGAACAAATTTACATTTGATTGTGCAGGAGCAAATTGGCAAGCCGATATGACATTGAAAGTATTCTTCTTGCAGAAGGATGCAAATGGTGTGGTTACTAAGAATGAAGTTACTGTCGCTCAAATACCTACTTCTGGAACTAATTTTGAATGGGTGAGAGATATAAATGTTGACTTAAGCAGTTATAATGGTAAGGTTGGGTTTATCGGCTTCCAGTATGCGGTTGTAAGTACAGGTGTGAATAAAAATTTGCCTACATATCAAATTGATAATGTAAAATATGTAGGAGGTGGCGGAGAAACTCCCGGAACTGAAAGTGTAATATTCACAGAAACTTTTGGCGAGACTTTGTCGACAGGTAGTACTGAAAAGTTTGCAATAGCAGATTTTGAAGAATGGACAAATGGGGTAGGATTGGTGTTCTCTACGACAGATCCGAGTAAAAAAATAGAGATTAGAAGAACAAAAACTATATCTAATTGTGTTTGGCTGCCTGCCAAGAATATCTATGGCTTTAAAATAGAAAATATAAATACAACAGGATATCGTGATTTAGTGTTGAGTTACAAAATTTTACCTAATACTCTTGCCTCATCAGGTGTTAAAGCAAATCAAGCTAATATAAATGTTAAGTGTGGTGAACAGATGATGACCATTCCTTCTGTGGAACTTACATCAACTTCTGAATATAAGGAAGTTGAACTTACAGGAATCCCGGAAGGTATTACTTCGATTGAATTTATTTCCACAGAGAATAATCTTGTAGGTTTTCGTCTTGATGATATAACATTGAAAGGTAAGAAATAA
- a CDS encoding DNA/RNA non-specific endonuclease — MKFKIEYILLCLWGLGLQSCSKDENNNSNNFATGIVELPALRNGVNDVFVTHSTTFKGQKVTSFSMEYDKSKKHSRWIAFRFDNQTRLQEATRSDEFIPDPSLDMEYQRTQVDFGKKGYDRGHLCASADRLYQQEANDQTFYYTNMSPQRNNFNTGVWLALEGQVQSWGRSCTASDTLYVVKGGTIDKEEQVKEYIGGDRSKPVPKYYYMALLFKKGDSFKAIAFWMEHTDSKPSKTIKLVDYALSIDELEEKTGIDFFPNLNDNLENALEATYSTKAWPGLE, encoded by the coding sequence ATGAAATTTAAAATAGAATATATTTTGCTGTGTTTGTGGGGGCTAGGCTTACAATCTTGTAGCAAAGATGAAAACAACAACTCCAATAATTTTGCCACCGGCATCGTAGAACTTCCTGCTCTCCGCAATGGTGTAAACGATGTGTTTGTAACTCACTCTACTACTTTCAAAGGGCAGAAAGTAACCTCTTTCAGTATGGAATACGATAAGAGTAAGAAACATTCCCGTTGGATTGCTTTTCGATTCGATAATCAAACTAGACTGCAAGAGGCAACTCGTAGTGATGAATTTATTCCGGACCCTTCTCTTGATATGGAATATCAACGTACTCAAGTAGATTTTGGGAAAAAAGGTTATGATAGAGGGCACCTCTGTGCTTCTGCCGACAGACTTTATCAACAAGAAGCTAATGACCAAACCTTTTATTATACGAATATGAGTCCGCAACGGAACAATTTTAATACAGGTGTTTGGTTGGCATTGGAAGGACAAGTACAGTCATGGGGGCGTAGCTGTACAGCTTCAGATACCTTGTATGTAGTAAAAGGCGGAACGATTGATAAGGAGGAACAAGTCAAAGAATATATAGGTGGCGACCGTAGCAAGCCTGTTCCTAAATATTATTATATGGCTTTGTTGTTTAAAAAGGGAGATTCTTTCAAAGCAATTGCTTTTTGGATGGAACATACAGACAGTAAACCGTCAAAAACAATAAAACTTGTTGACTATGCATTATCAATAGATGAACTGGAAGAAAAGACAGGAATTGATTTTTTTCCGAATCTAAATGATAATTTGGAAAATGCGCTTGAGGCTACGTATTCAACAAAAGCGTGGCCGGGATTGGAATAA
- a CDS encoding outer membrane beta-barrel family protein: MKHRLLLLILFVFATSVAGWAQKSTAPSYTVKGVLIDSLTQEGEPYATIKIAKKNAPDKAVKMAVTGANGKFQEKLNVAAGNYIITISSIGKAPIVKEFTLKPSAKEVDLGTMISSEANNVLKGVEVVAQKPLVKVDVDKIEYNIEDDPDSKSNSILEMLRKVPLVTVDGEDNVQVNGSSSFKIHVNGKPNNMMSNNPKEVLKSMPANTIKYIEVITSPGAKYDAEGIGGILNIVTVGSGFEGYTATFRGNANNNGVGAGTYAMVKQGKLTVSANYNYNYNNSPRSYSDSYRENYEPAKENEKYLESESSSKSKGNFQYGNLEASYEIDTLRLLTVAFGMYGSNDKSNSDGNTIMHGADRQDFAYRYRTDNHGKGSWYSINGNIDYQRTSRKNKERMITFSYKINSQPQTNDSYNTYLDIEPDENKLDIIKELSLKNFHSDGKTNTMEQTFQVDYTTPIGKLHTIETGAKYIFRRNSSDNRFYEAEGASENYAYNENRSSEYRHLNHILSAYAGYTLKYKGFTFKPGLRYEQTIQEVKYLVGPGENFNSNFSDLVPSVSLGIKLGKTQNLRGGYNMRIWRPGIWNLNPYFDNQNPMFISQGNPNLKSEKSHSFDLSYSSFTSKFNINLSLRHSFNNNGIERISRLITDKDGEIFEGGHKAPYGALYSTYGNIGKSRETGLNFYLNWNASPKTRIYVNGRGNYSDLRSPAQELHNYGWNASAYGGIQQTLPGKVRLSLNGGGSTPRISLQGKGSGYSYYSLGLSRSFLKEERLSLNIYCSNVLEKYRTYNNHTEGANFISKSSSKYPSRYYGFSISYRLGELKASVKKAARSIDNDDVKGGGGGGNTGGGGGQ; this comes from the coding sequence ATGAAACACAGACTGCTACTACTGATTCTATTCGTATTCGCTACCTCCGTGGCGGGGTGGGCACAAAAATCCACAGCTCCTTCTTATACAGTCAAAGGAGTACTTATTGATTCTTTAACACAAGAGGGAGAGCCGTATGCTACCATCAAAATAGCAAAGAAAAATGCTCCGGATAAAGCAGTCAAGATGGCGGTGACTGGGGCGAATGGTAAATTTCAGGAGAAACTGAATGTCGCTGCGGGCAATTACATCATCACCATTTCTTCGATTGGTAAAGCACCGATAGTAAAGGAGTTTACTCTAAAACCGTCTGCGAAGGAGGTTGACTTGGGTACAATGATTTCTTCGGAAGCCAATAACGTATTGAAAGGAGTGGAGGTAGTCGCACAAAAACCTTTGGTAAAGGTAGATGTGGATAAGATTGAATATAATATTGAAGATGACCCGGACTCAAAATCGAACAGTATATTGGAGATGCTTCGGAAAGTGCCTTTGGTAACAGTGGATGGAGAAGACAATGTACAGGTGAATGGCAGTAGTAGTTTCAAGATACATGTGAATGGAAAGCCCAATAATATGATGAGCAATAATCCGAAGGAAGTACTGAAAAGTATGCCGGCAAACACAATCAAATATATTGAGGTGATAACTTCACCGGGAGCTAAATATGATGCGGAAGGTATCGGAGGTATTCTGAATATCGTCACAGTAGGTTCCGGATTTGAAGGCTACACGGCTACTTTCAGAGGAAATGCTAATAATAACGGAGTAGGTGCCGGCACTTACGCAATGGTGAAACAAGGTAAACTGACTGTTTCTGCCAACTACAACTATAATTATAATAATAGTCCGCGCAGCTATTCCGACAGTTACCGCGAAAACTATGAGCCTGCTAAGGAGAATGAAAAATACCTGGAATCGGAGAGTAGCTCCAAGTCGAAAGGTAATTTTCAGTATGGCAATTTGGAAGCCAGTTACGAGATTGATACGTTGAGGCTGCTGACGGTGGCTTTCGGTATGTACGGCAGTAATGATAAAAGTAACAGTGACGGAAATACGATTATGCACGGAGCTGACCGCCAGGATTTTGCGTACCGTTATAGAACGGACAATCATGGAAAAGGATCATGGTATTCTATCAACGGAAATATAGATTATCAGCGTACTTCCCGAAAAAATAAAGAACGGATGATTACGTTTTCTTATAAAATCAATTCCCAACCCCAAACGAATGATTCATATAATACTTATCTGGACATCGAGCCTGATGAAAATAAACTGGATATTATAAAAGAATTGTCATTAAAGAATTTCCATTCGGACGGGAAGACAAATACGATGGAGCAGACTTTCCAAGTGGACTATACTACTCCGATTGGAAAACTGCATACGATTGAAACCGGAGCCAAATATATTTTCCGACGTAACTCCAGTGATAATCGGTTTTATGAAGCCGAGGGAGCAAGTGAAAACTATGCATATAATGAAAATCGTAGTAGCGAGTACCGTCATTTGAATCATATTCTCTCTGCTTATGCCGGATATACGTTGAAATACAAGGGATTTACTTTTAAACCGGGATTGCGTTATGAGCAAACTATACAAGAAGTGAAGTATCTGGTGGGTCCGGGCGAGAACTTTAATTCGAATTTTAGTGATCTGGTTCCTTCCGTTTCGTTGGGTATAAAGCTTGGCAAGACGCAGAATTTGCGTGGTGGATATAATATGCGTATCTGGCGTCCGGGTATCTGGAATTTGAATCCTTATTTCGATAATCAGAATCCGATGTTTATCAGTCAGGGAAATCCGAATCTGAAGAGTGAGAAGAGCCATTCGTTCGACTTGTCTTACAGTAGTTTTACGTCCAAGTTCAACATCAATCTTTCTTTGCGTCATTCTTTCAATAACAATGGAATTGAAAGAATCAGTCGCTTGATTACTGATAAAGACGGAGAAATCTTTGAAGGTGGGCATAAAGCTCCCTACGGTGCACTGTATAGCACATATGGTAATATCGGAAAGAGCCGGGAAACAGGATTAAACTTCTATTTGAACTGGAATGCTTCTCCTAAAACGAGAATTTACGTCAATGGACGTGGCAATTATAGCGATTTGCGGAGTCCTGCCCAAGAGCTGCACAATTATGGATGGAATGCTTCTGCTTATGGAGGAATTCAGCAGACCTTACCGGGAAAAGTACGTTTGAGCCTGAACGGCGGAGGTAGCACACCCCGAATCAGTTTGCAGGGAAAAGGTTCAGGATATAGTTATTATAGTTTGGGATTGAGCCGTTCTTTCCTGAAAGAAGAACGTCTTTCTTTGAATATTTATTGCAGCAATGTTCTGGAGAAATACAGAACTTACAATAATCACACAGAAGGAGCTAACTTTATTTCGAAGAGTTCGAGCAAATATCCGAGCCGGTATTACGGTTTCAGTATCAGCTATCGGCTTGGAGAGTTGAAAGCCAGTGTGAAGAAAGCCGCACGAAGCATCGACAATGACGATGTGAAAGGTGGCGGAGGAGGTGGAAACACCGGTGGTGGAGGTGGTCAGTAG